From a region of the Bradyrhizobium guangdongense genome:
- a CDS encoding ribonuclease activity regulator RraA — MAPIASQTLEKLKACSTATLTTQLFKRNYRQQFLVGITPLNPSAGAFAGEAFTLRFIPSREDKDWDLSDLRKRGEDNMQWEAVEAIGAGQVLMIDSRNDPRAASAGNMLMTRMMRKGVAAAITDGAFRDGTEISKMAFPAYCRANTASTRPAYHRAVDMQLPIGCADVAVYPGDIIVGDSDGVVVIPRAIAEEVAEESHEQELRERFLFTKIDAGAPLWGTYPPNEATLKEYAEWRARRAAE; from the coding sequence ATGGCTCCGATTGCTTCCCAAACCCTCGAAAAGCTGAAGGCCTGCTCGACAGCGACGCTGACCACGCAGCTCTTCAAGCGCAACTATCGTCAGCAATTCCTGGTTGGGATCACGCCGCTCAATCCGAGCGCTGGTGCGTTTGCCGGGGAGGCTTTCACCTTGCGCTTCATTCCCTCGCGGGAAGACAAGGACTGGGATCTTTCTGATCTCCGCAAGCGGGGTGAGGACAATATGCAGTGGGAGGCCGTGGAGGCGATTGGTGCAGGCCAAGTCCTGATGATCGACAGCCGCAACGACCCGCGTGCCGCATCGGCCGGCAACATGTTGATGACGCGCATGATGCGCAAGGGCGTTGCGGCAGCCATTACCGACGGCGCATTCCGCGACGGGACAGAAATCTCAAAAATGGCGTTTCCCGCTTACTGCAGGGCCAACACGGCCTCGACGCGCCCTGCCTATCATCGCGCGGTTGACATGCAATTGCCAATCGGCTGCGCCGATGTTGCCGTTTACCCCGGCGACATCATCGTCGGGGACAGCGATGGCGTCGTCGTCATCCCACGTGCCATCGCCGAGGAGGTGGCGGAGGAGTCTCATGAGCAGGAGCTGCGCGAGAGATTTCTATTCACCAAGATCGATGCTGGCGCGCCTCTTTGGGGCACCTACCCGCCGAACGAGGCAACGCTGAAGGAATACGCGGAATGGCGAGCCCGGCGAGCGGCGGAGTAA
- a CDS encoding mandelate racemase/muconate lactonizing enzyme family protein — protein sequence MPQSNTVPKIISLQTFPVRIPFADGGPGTGGTPSRWHRLDMVLIRIEDEDGHVGWGDAFAYFCLEAVRAAVDHMIAPFVTEAAIDDIAAWNLEVQKKLHLFGRYGITMFALSGVDIALWDLKAKRQGVPLWRLFRANAPTHRPAYASLVRYGDKDLVAEQCKRALERGYRHIKLHEIAPDVIRHAREVIGPGVALMVDANCAWSMQETIALRETFRACNTLWVEEPVFPPDDYKSMEEIEKAAIPVGSGENASTAFDFMRIINAVTYPQPSMTKVGGISEFVKILAACERHGKSVMPHTPYFGPGYLATLAMLPLMQEKTLIEFLFVDPEVWLASTPKPVKGVVSASDRIGIGFEPDLDVLKRYAPRT from the coding sequence ATGCCCCAAAGCAACACCGTACCCAAGATCATCTCACTGCAAACCTTTCCGGTGCGCATTCCGTTCGCCGATGGCGGCCCGGGCACGGGCGGCACGCCGTCCCGCTGGCATCGCCTCGACATGGTGCTGATTCGTATCGAAGATGAGGATGGGCATGTCGGCTGGGGCGATGCCTTTGCCTATTTCTGCTTGGAGGCGGTGCGCGCGGCCGTCGATCACATGATCGCGCCGTTTGTGACCGAGGCAGCCATCGACGATATCGCTGCCTGGAACCTGGAGGTGCAAAAGAAACTTCATCTCTTTGGACGCTACGGCATAACCATGTTCGCGCTGTCAGGGGTCGACATCGCGCTGTGGGACTTGAAGGCGAAACGGCAGGGCGTGCCGCTATGGCGGCTTTTCCGGGCGAATGCGCCGACGCACCGGCCGGCCTATGCGAGCCTCGTCAGGTATGGCGACAAGGACCTCGTCGCTGAGCAATGCAAGCGGGCGCTCGAGCGCGGCTACCGGCACATCAAGCTTCACGAGATCGCCCCGGATGTAATCAGGCACGCGCGCGAGGTCATCGGGCCCGGTGTCGCGCTGATGGTTGACGCCAATTGCGCCTGGTCCATGCAGGAGACGATCGCTTTGCGAGAAACGTTCCGCGCCTGCAACACCTTGTGGGTGGAGGAGCCGGTATTCCCGCCCGACGACTACAAGAGTATGGAGGAGATTGAGAAGGCCGCAATCCCCGTTGGCAGCGGTGAGAACGCCAGCACGGCCTTTGATTTCATGCGGATCATCAACGCTGTTACCTATCCACAGCCGAGTATGACAAAAGTCGGCGGGATCTCCGAATTCGTCAAGATCTTGGCCGCATGCGAGCGACACGGTAAGAGCGTCATGCCACATACGCCTTACTTCGGGCCGGGATATCTTGCGACCCTGGCGATGCTGCCTTTGATGCAGGAGAAGACGCTGATCGAGTTCCTGTTCGTCGACCCTGAAGTGTGGCTCGCGAGCACACCGAAGCCGGTGAAGGGGGTTGTCAGCGCATCTGATCGCATCGGCATCGGCTTTGAACCAGATCTCGATGTCCTCAAGCGCTACGCTCCCCGCACCTGA
- a CDS encoding IclR family transcriptional regulator domain-containing protein: MSEHEVEWSPELIHPKNVAGTALLGKACDILELIGRSPGVLDQARLADQTGIPRATLYRILAALISRGLIRADPRTQAYTLGFNFLDLAQNAWSSSDLASIASVELRRLRDLTGETAYLAVQDGHHVLSLGRFESAHSERSNARLGALKPMHCTSQGKAILAHLSDAQLDLVVRDGLAKFTEKTICDGEQLKAHLAIVRARGYAIDDEEIVLGTRCVGTAILDPAGKPLAAISVAGPTFRITAERAERLGQELVDVARRISSLLAPAIKSARHDPGNYKVWTKSTAFVGAAPRWDARAQNLVWADLLAPAIRADGGHPFTVSLQALSEGINSLCLVEGGVAYSVGHDIVIDNLSGGQERIEGKPGISFKVLRVSEAGEIWAAAYSAEANISLVGPWRRQSGMEPVFEVQGQVSDIAFCGDAGLFATEPSRQCVYLLERKAARKRKFADIPKVAGAPCALAVDEQFNPWVGLSDGWSVVKLNESGEIERTVALPVPRPTGIAFGGASLSELFVTSARTGLSRESLANAPLSGHLLSIDVGERGLADPVARL, encoded by the coding sequence ATGTCTGAACACGAAGTCGAGTGGTCGCCGGAGCTGATCCATCCTAAGAATGTCGCCGGGACGGCGCTTCTGGGAAAGGCCTGCGATATTCTCGAGCTGATCGGCAGATCACCCGGCGTCCTCGACCAGGCGCGTCTTGCGGACCAGACGGGCATCCCCAGGGCGACCCTGTATCGCATCCTTGCGGCGCTGATCTCGCGTGGACTGATCCGGGCAGATCCGCGCACCCAGGCCTACACGCTTGGTTTCAACTTTCTCGATCTTGCACAGAATGCTTGGTCGTCGTCTGACCTTGCGTCAATTGCGTCCGTAGAGTTGAGGCGCTTACGCGATTTGACCGGTGAGACCGCCTATCTCGCGGTTCAAGACGGTCACCACGTGCTCTCGCTCGGCCGCTTCGAGAGCGCACATTCCGAGCGATCCAATGCGAGGCTCGGCGCGCTTAAACCGATGCATTGCACAAGCCAGGGCAAGGCGATCCTCGCTCATCTCTCCGACGCGCAACTCGACTTGGTGGTCCGCGACGGGCTTGCCAAGTTTACCGAGAAGACGATTTGTGACGGCGAGCAGTTGAAGGCACATCTGGCCATCGTCCGTGCGCGCGGCTATGCGATCGATGACGAAGAGATAGTTCTCGGCACCCGCTGCGTCGGAACGGCTATTCTCGATCCCGCCGGCAAACCGCTTGCGGCCATCAGCGTGGCCGGCCCGACTTTTCGCATCACCGCCGAGCGCGCCGAACGATTAGGGCAAGAGCTCGTTGATGTCGCAAGACGGATTTCGAGCCTGCTCGCACCTGCCATCAAGAGCGCTCGGCATGATCCGGGAAATTACAAGGTCTGGACGAAGAGCACAGCCTTTGTGGGCGCGGCGCCGCGCTGGGATGCGCGCGCGCAGAACTTGGTTTGGGCCGACCTGTTGGCGCCTGCTATCCGCGCCGACGGCGGGCATCCCTTCACCGTCTCGCTGCAGGCGCTCTCTGAGGGCATCAACTCGCTGTGCCTTGTCGAGGGCGGCGTCGCCTATTCAGTTGGCCATGACATCGTGATCGACAATTTATCGGGCGGCCAGGAGCGCATTGAAGGAAAGCCGGGTATTTCCTTCAAAGTGCTGCGCGTCTCGGAGGCTGGTGAGATCTGGGCAGCAGCCTACAGCGCCGAGGCCAACATAAGCCTGGTTGGACCGTGGCGACGGCAATCGGGGATGGAACCGGTGTTCGAAGTGCAAGGCCAGGTGAGCGACATCGCCTTTTGCGGTGATGCCGGCCTGTTCGCGACGGAGCCATCGCGTCAATGCGTCTATCTGCTTGAGCGAAAGGCGGCGCGAAAGCGAAAATTCGCCGATATTCCGAAGGTCGCGGGCGCTCCTTGCGCCCTCGCCGTCGACGAGCAATTTAACCCATGGGTTGGATTGTCGGACGGCTGGAGCGTCGTGAAGCTTAATGAGAGCGGAGAGATTGAGCGAACCGTCGCCCTCCCCGTGCCAAGACCAACCGGTATCGCGTTTGGAGGAGCCTCCCTGTCCGAGCTCTTCGTGACCAGTGCCCGCACCGGCCTGTCGCGCGAAAGCCTCGCCAATGCTCCTCTTTCGGGACACCTCCTGTCGATCGATGTCGGCGAGCGCGGCCTCGCCGATCCAGTCGCAAGGCTTTGA
- a CDS encoding type IV toxin-antitoxin system AbiEi family antitoxin domain-containing protein, with amino-acid sequence MRKQPQRQRDRAISLLQKRGMMRLSEFLQEGITAATISRMEQKGTLNQLSRGLYQLPDALLDSNHSLAVAAKLIRNGVICYESALAFHELTDRIPPYVWMAIGPRDWRPKIARPRIQITRFGPKEFDKGIKHYTIEGISVPIYTPAKTIVDLFKSGQRQKAFYNVPTGLAHATQAMKDAIRLRKATPSEIAKYAAEAGIWDKIVQPRLETLTLNA; translated from the coding sequence ATGAGGAAGCAACCACAACGCCAGAGGGATAGGGCGATCTCGCTTCTTCAGAAGCGGGGCATGATGCGCCTTTCTGAATTTCTCCAGGAAGGGATCACGGCCGCAACCATTTCCCGAATGGAACAGAAGGGCACGCTCAATCAGCTCAGCCGCGGCCTTTACCAGCTACCCGATGCACTGCTCGACAGTAACCACTCGCTCGCAGTTGCTGCGAAACTCATTCGAAACGGCGTCATCTGTTACGAGTCTGCGCTCGCCTTCCATGAGCTGACAGACCGCATCCCGCCCTATGTATGGATGGCGATCGGTCCGCGCGACTGGCGGCCCAAGATTGCGCGGCCTCGCATTCAAATTACGCGCTTTGGTCCCAAGGAGTTTGACAAGGGGATCAAGCATTACACCATCGAAGGGATCTCGGTACCGATCTACACACCGGCCAAAACTATCGTCGATCTCTTCAAGAGCGGCCAACGTCAAAAAGCCTTCTACAACGTCCCCACAGGCCTTGCGCACGCCACGCAAGCGATGAAAGACGCGATCAGACTGCGCAAAGCGACACCCTCCGAAATCGCAAAATACGCCGCCGAAGCCGGCATATGGGACAAAATCGTTCAGCCGCGCCTTGAGACGCTGACCTTGAATGCGTAG
- a CDS encoding mobile mystery protein B: MTETDLHAADDHATPLTPQEREDLIPTHITLRSELNELEQQNIATANRWAFGRRKVPTRESFLKSLHRRMFERVWRWAGKFRTTERNLGVAPHLIEISLHQVLDDARYWIENNTYPPDELAVRFHHRLVSVHPFPNGNGRWSRLAADLLIVQLGGRRFTWGAAGLQTAGTARRAYIAALQAADNHDFGPLIAFARS; encoded by the coding sequence ATGACTGAGACTGATCTGCATGCCGCCGACGATCACGCGACACCGCTGACCCCTCAGGAGCGCGAAGATCTTATCCCAACGCACATTACCTTACGTAGCGAGTTGAACGAACTGGAGCAGCAGAACATCGCGACGGCAAACCGCTGGGCGTTTGGCCGCCGCAAGGTTCCGACGCGGGAAAGTTTTCTCAAGAGTTTGCATCGGCGCATGTTCGAACGCGTCTGGCGCTGGGCTGGAAAATTTCGAACGACGGAGCGCAATCTTGGTGTCGCGCCACATCTGATCGAAATTTCGCTGCATCAGGTGCTCGACGACGCAAGGTATTGGATTGAGAACAACACCTATCCACCGGACGAACTTGCGGTTCGCTTCCATCACCGCCTCGTATCCGTACATCCGTTCCCAAACGGCAACGGTCGCTGGTCACGATTGGCTGCTGACTTGTTGATCGTGCAGCTTGGGGGCCGGCGCTTTACATGGGGCGCCGCCGGCTTGCAGACAGCCGGCACCGCACGCAGGGCCTACATTGCAGCGCTTCAGGCTGCCGACAACCATGATTTCGGGCCCCTCATCGCTTTCGCGCGATCATAA
- a CDS encoding mobile mystery protein A, which produces MKDAIRHLDSRFAALRALSHSQRPPKGWIRAIRDALGMTTAQYAKRLGVSQPRIVELEKSEQGGSVTLNTLQRAAEALGCRLVYVLVPDRPLAEVVTKRAAEVAERQSRAIEQTMRLEDQAVEDNQAARALREQAIEDLLKRPARLWDDE; this is translated from the coding sequence ATGAAAGACGCTATCCGGCATCTCGACAGCCGCTTTGCCGCGCTCCGAGCGCTCTCGCACTCCCAGCGCCCTCCCAAGGGCTGGATTCGCGCGATCCGCGACGCCCTCGGCATGACCACCGCCCAATATGCCAAGAGGCTGGGGGTTTCGCAGCCACGCATCGTGGAACTCGAAAAATCCGAGCAAGGCGGCAGCGTAACCCTCAATACGCTTCAACGCGCGGCCGAGGCCCTCGGCTGCAGGCTGGTCTATGTGCTTGTACCCGACCGCCCCCTCGCAGAAGTTGTAACCAAGCGAGCTGCTGAGGTCGCCGAGCGGCAATCACGAGCTATCGAGCAAACGATGCGGCTCGAGGACCAAGCGGTGGAGGACAATCAGGCTGCCCGCGCGCTTCGGGAACAAGCGATCGAGGATTTGTTGAAACGCCCCGCGCGCCTCTGGGACGACGAATGA
- a CDS encoding LysR family transcriptional regulator has product MIEFAQIRAFVAVADELHFGRAAKRLNMTQPPLSRHIQMLEQQLDVTLLERTSRSVELTVAGRAFLSEARGLLQQRENAVKAARQAALLAGGALTIGFVGATTYGYLPWLASCLRSELPHIEASFVELTSREQLEALKSGQIDFGLVRPLQTAETVRSACVFREELALALPLDHPLAGRRRPELEQLDGQPFIMYSSAGPYMNSLLTMAFGAAGIRPNVVQSMSQAQAILALVSTGLGLAIVPGETRNACFDNVVFRPIRFGRSIFAELHAIWRSDNRNPVLPRLRELAFRDEGSGVRRPLQLQP; this is encoded by the coding sequence ATGATCGAATTTGCACAAATTCGTGCCTTTGTTGCGGTTGCCGACGAGCTTCATTTCGGGCGAGCGGCCAAGCGCCTCAACATGACTCAGCCGCCACTCAGCCGGCACATCCAGATGCTCGAGCAACAGCTCGATGTGACGCTGCTTGAGCGAACGAGCCGGTCGGTTGAGCTGACCGTCGCTGGAAGGGCGTTTCTCTCTGAAGCGCGAGGGCTGCTTCAGCAACGGGAGAATGCGGTGAAGGCTGCGCGACAAGCAGCCTTATTGGCTGGTGGTGCCCTGACGATCGGCTTCGTGGGTGCTACAACTTACGGGTATTTGCCTTGGCTTGCCTCGTGCTTGCGCAGCGAACTACCGCACATCGAAGCAAGCTTTGTCGAGCTGACCTCGCGCGAGCAGCTCGAAGCTCTCAAATCAGGGCAAATCGATTTCGGCTTGGTGCGCCCATTGCAGACGGCCGAGACGGTCAGAAGCGCATGCGTGTTCCGCGAGGAGCTGGCGCTCGCCCTGCCACTCGATCACCCGCTCGCGGGGCGGCGCCGGCCCGAGCTTGAGCAGCTCGATGGGCAACCCTTCATCATGTATTCGAGCGCTGGCCCCTACATGAACTCGCTGCTGACCATGGCGTTTGGAGCCGCCGGCATCCGGCCGAATGTCGTGCAGTCGATGAGCCAGGCACAAGCCATCCTCGCGCTGGTCAGCACGGGGTTGGGTCTTGCGATTGTTCCCGGAGAGACCCGCAATGCCTGCTTCGACAATGTCGTGTTTCGGCCTATCCGCTTTGGGCGCTCTATCTTTGCTGAATTGCACGCCATCTGGAGAAGTGACAATCGCAATCCTGTTTTACCGCGCCTGCGCGAGCTTGCCTTTCGGGACGAGGGCAGCGGTGTCCGCCGGCCCTTGCAGCTGCAGCCCTAG
- a CDS encoding MFS transporter encodes MSGSRVARFQFRFVILALITMLLALSSGDRATLSIAGPNMSKALGISPVELGWMFSAFAWAYVLAQVPAGWITDKLGAKLSILVGLILWSVVTFLMSGVAWLAYPFLAMLALRFLLGVFESPVGPAAGRIIAAWFPSSERGIAGAIFNSAQYVSLVIFTPLMGYLDHRFGWEHIFTVMGVLGLAFSALWFVTYYPPAQHPKVAPAELDHIRSGGGLVDLGAAPVRSAERGPKWSDLAEVFRSRMLVGIFLAQYGITSITWFFVSWFPSYLVKARGFSVLDASLVATIPAIAGFVGGVMTGFFSDWLLRRTGSLSTARKTPITIGLLMTMLIIGCNYTDSTTLILVLMSAAFFGKGFGSLGWTVVADTAPKEVIGLTGGVFNAIGNTAGITTPVAIGYILAATGSFNGALLYVGLHGLLAIISYWVIVGPIQRAVIQERPELPRAAPIPAE; translated from the coding sequence ATGTCAGGGAGCAGAGTGGCGCGCTTCCAATTTCGTTTCGTGATCTTGGCACTCATCACGATGTTGCTGGCACTAAGCAGCGGCGATCGAGCGACGCTCTCGATCGCGGGCCCCAATATGTCCAAGGCTCTTGGCATCAGCCCGGTCGAACTCGGCTGGATGTTTTCCGCTTTCGCATGGGCCTACGTGCTGGCTCAGGTGCCCGCTGGCTGGATCACGGACAAGCTCGGCGCAAAGCTCAGCATCCTGGTCGGATTGATCCTCTGGTCGGTCGTCACGTTCCTGATGAGCGGCGTGGCCTGGCTCGCCTATCCGTTTCTGGCCATGCTCGCCTTGCGCTTCCTGCTTGGCGTGTTCGAATCTCCAGTCGGGCCGGCTGCTGGGCGCATCATCGCTGCCTGGTTTCCATCGAGCGAGCGCGGCATTGCCGGCGCGATCTTCAACAGCGCGCAATATGTCTCCCTCGTGATCTTCACGCCTTTGATGGGCTATCTAGATCATCGCTTCGGCTGGGAGCACATCTTCACTGTGATGGGCGTCCTAGGGCTCGCATTCTCCGCCCTCTGGTTCGTCACGTACTATCCGCCTGCTCAACATCCAAAAGTCGCGCCAGCTGAACTCGATCACATTCGCTCTGGTGGCGGCCTTGTCGACCTCGGCGCAGCTCCTGTGCGCTCCGCCGAGCGCGGTCCAAAATGGTCGGATCTGGCCGAAGTCTTCCGCAGCCGCATGCTCGTCGGCATCTTCCTCGCGCAGTACGGCATTACATCCATCACCTGGTTCTTCGTCTCCTGGTTTCCGAGCTATCTCGTCAAGGCCCGCGGCTTTTCGGTACTCGACGCAAGTTTAGTGGCGACCATCCCGGCCATCGCCGGCTTCGTTGGCGGCGTCATGACCGGCTTCTTCTCAGATTGGCTTCTTCGCAGGACCGGATCGCTAAGCACCGCGAGGAAGACGCCGATTACGATTGGTCTGTTGATGACGATGCTGATCATCGGCTGCAATTACACAGACTCCACCACGTTGATCCTAGTCCTGATGAGCGCCGCCTTTTTCGGCAAGGGCTTTGGATCGCTAGGTTGGACCGTAGTGGCCGATACCGCGCCAAAAGAAGTCATCGGGCTGACCGGCGGCGTCTTCAACGCGATCGGTAATACTGCCGGCATCACGACCCCGGTTGCGATCGGCTACATCCTTGCAGCGACCGGATCCTTCAATGGCGCGCTGCTCTATGTCGGCCTCCATGGCCTACTCGCCATTATCAGCTACTGGGTCATCGTGGGCCCGATTCAACGTGCCGTCATTCAGGAAAGGCCCGAGCTTCCTCGCGCTGCGCCAATACCAGCCGAATAG
- a CDS encoding L-talarate/galactarate dehydratase produces MQNTTRIIANPLAAGLAPGEATTDRIAWVKLSLVFLPLAAPISDAKVLTGRQKPLTEIAFLFAEIETEQGHSGIGYSYSKRAGGPGQFAHAKEIAGELIGEDPNDIARIWDKLVWAGASVGRSGLSTQAIAAFDIALWDLKAKRAKLPLAKLLGAHRDSVRCYNTSGGYLSMPIEEVKERVSMALEKGIGAIKLKVGQPDPMVDLARIEAVRKHIGDVPLAIDANQQWDRTTALRFGRIAEQFSLTWIEEPLDAYDYEGHAALAKELATPIATGEMLTSVDEHYELIRHNSVDFIQPDAPRVGGITPFLKILALADHKKLQLAPHYCMEIHLHLTAAYGREPWVEHFEWSEAMFNEKLHVVNGRMIVPNRPGLGFSLSDQARAWTRATHEAGKRP; encoded by the coding sequence ATGCAAAACACGACACGCATCATTGCCAATCCGCTAGCTGCGGGACTTGCGCCCGGCGAAGCCACCACCGATCGAATCGCATGGGTCAAGCTATCGCTGGTTTTCCTTCCACTTGCCGCACCGATCAGCGACGCGAAGGTGCTTACCGGCCGCCAAAAGCCGCTCACGGAGATCGCGTTCCTGTTCGCGGAGATCGAAACCGAGCAGGGCCATAGTGGCATCGGCTATAGCTATTCGAAGCGCGCGGGAGGGCCCGGGCAGTTCGCTCATGCCAAGGAAATTGCCGGTGAACTTATAGGTGAGGATCCCAATGACATCGCGCGCATCTGGGACAAGCTGGTCTGGGCCGGCGCTTCCGTCGGGCGTAGTGGACTGTCAACCCAGGCAATTGCCGCCTTTGACATTGCGTTGTGGGATCTCAAGGCCAAGCGAGCGAAGCTGCCGCTGGCCAAATTGCTCGGCGCCCACCGAGATTCGGTTCGCTGCTACAACACATCCGGCGGCTATCTCTCCATGCCCATCGAGGAGGTCAAGGAGCGCGTCTCGATGGCGCTCGAAAAGGGCATCGGCGCCATCAAGCTCAAAGTCGGCCAGCCCGACCCGATGGTTGATCTCGCCCGCATCGAGGCAGTGCGCAAACATATTGGCGACGTACCGCTGGCGATCGATGCCAATCAGCAATGGGACCGCACGACTGCACTGAGGTTTGGTCGCATTGCCGAGCAGTTCAGCCTGACCTGGATCGAAGAGCCGCTGGATGCTTACGATTACGAAGGGCATGCCGCGCTCGCCAAGGAGCTTGCAACCCCGATCGCCACGGGTGAGATGCTAACAAGCGTCGATGAACATTACGAGCTGATCCGGCACAATTCGGTCGACTTCATTCAGCCAGACGCCCCCCGCGTCGGGGGCATCACCCCCTTCCTGAAGATCCTCGCGCTTGCCGACCATAAGAAGCTGCAGCTCGCTCCCCATTACTGCATGGAGATCCACCTTCATCTGACGGCGGCTTACGGCCGCGAGCCCTGGGTCGAGCACTTCGAGTGGTCGGAAGCCATGTTCAACGAGAAACTCCATGTCGTGAATGGACGCATGATCGTGCCAAACCGACCGGGCCTCGGCTTCAGCCTCTCGGATCAGGCTCGGGCATGGACTCGCGCCACTCACGAAGCCGGAAAGCGGCCCTAA
- a CDS encoding lactonase family protein, with translation MNRAVSLSRRTFVGLLAAAGLSPRAVAAQNTARAVLYVAVGSELMCYEADDTKLALQKIDTIRVPEAVQYAWKHPSKPLLYVAFSNRYTSKADDRHGVAVYAIDQDTGRLQQFGEPVFLKNRPVNLTLDPAGRYLLVAYNMPSDLTVHALGENGSIGVEIKQSGSIDAGIYAHQVRVSPSGKLVVLPTRGNDPGAGKPEDPGALKVFRFEAGQLSHETSITKGNGLGFGPRHVDFHPEKPWMFVSMERNNQLLVYGTSDEGIDPKPLFERYTAENHEARLPVQFVGPIHVHPNGRFVYLANRSDGTIDFAGRKVHGEGENTVAVFSINPASGEPTLIQTIDTLTFHCRTFSIHPAGRMLVTAAVAPLDVRDGGAVRTVPAGLTVFDVADDGKLNFARKYEVDIGKDWMFWCGMVAL, from the coding sequence ATGAACCGCGCAGTGTCACTCAGCCGCCGTACGTTTGTAGGCCTCCTTGCCGCAGCGGGGCTATCGCCACGAGCAGTTGCTGCGCAGAACACAGCTCGCGCGGTCCTCTACGTCGCAGTTGGGTCCGAGCTGATGTGTTACGAGGCCGACGACACGAAGCTCGCCTTGCAGAAAATTGACACTATTCGCGTGCCAGAGGCGGTTCAGTACGCCTGGAAGCATCCATCAAAGCCGCTGCTCTACGTGGCTTTTAGCAACCGGTATACCTCCAAGGCTGACGACCGGCACGGGGTCGCGGTCTATGCGATCGATCAAGACACGGGGCGGCTGCAGCAATTTGGAGAGCCTGTCTTTCTCAAGAACCGCCCAGTTAACCTCACGCTCGATCCGGCAGGGCGCTATCTGCTTGTTGCTTACAACATGCCGTCAGATCTGACCGTCCATGCGCTCGGGGAGAACGGCTCCATCGGAGTTGAAATCAAGCAGTCCGGCTCAATCGATGCCGGCATCTATGCTCACCAAGTCCGTGTCTCACCGTCTGGCAAGCTCGTCGTGCTTCCGACGCGCGGCAACGATCCGGGCGCCGGCAAGCCCGAAGATCCCGGAGCCCTGAAAGTCTTCCGATTTGAAGCGGGGCAGCTTTCGCATGAGACTTCGATCACTAAAGGAAACGGACTTGGCTTCGGCCCGCGGCACGTCGACTTTCATCCGGAAAAACCGTGGATGTTCGTATCGATGGAACGCAACAACCAGCTGCTGGTCTATGGGACGAGTGACGAAGGCATCGATCCTAAGCCGCTGTTCGAAAGATATACTGCTGAAAACCACGAAGCTAGGCTACCGGTCCAGTTCGTCGGCCCCATCCACGTGCACCCCAACGGCCGGTTCGTCTATCTTGCCAACCGCTCGGACGGAACGATCGATTTCGCGGGCCGAAAGGTCCATGGGGAGGGAGAAAATACTGTCGCCGTGTTTTCGATCAATCCCGCAAGCGGAGAGCCGACGCTCATCCAGACCATTGATACCCTGACCTTCCATTGCAGGACATTCTCAATCCATCCGGCCGGACGAATGCTGGTCACAGCTGCGGTTGCGCCGCTTGACGTTCGCGACGGTGGCGCCGTTCGGACGGTTCCAGCAGGGTTGACAGTATTCGACGTCGCCGACGATGGCAAACTGAACTTCGCTCGCAAATACGAGGTCGATATCGGCAAAGATTGGATGTTCTGGTGTGGAATGGTTGCTCTCTGA